A genomic window from Peromyscus maniculatus bairdii isolate BWxNUB_F1_BW_parent chromosome 1, HU_Pman_BW_mat_3.1, whole genome shotgun sequence includes:
- the LOC143270759 gene encoding olfactory receptor 10A5-like: MSMLMDAGNWSRVTEFVLISFSSLSTEIQTLLFLAFLAIYLITLLGNSLIILVTLADPMLQSPMYFFLRNLSFIEIGFNLVIVPKMLGTLIAQDTSISFLGCAIQMYFFFFFGVAECFLLATMAYDRYVAICSPLHYPVIMNQGTRAKLVAASWFPGFPVATVQTTWLFSFPFCATNKVNHFFCDGPPMLRLVCANTAQFEVYAIVGTILVVMIPCLLILCSYTRIAASILKIPSAKGKHKAFSTCSSHLLVVSLFYVSLSLTYFRPKSNNSPESKKLLSLSYTVVTPMLNPIIYTLRNNEVKNALSRTFHKVLALRNHIR; this comes from the coding sequence ATGTCCATGCTCATGGATGCAGGAAACTGGTCAAGAGTAACTGAGTTTGTCCTCATCAGCTTCTCTTCCCTGTCTACTGAAATACAGACCTTGCTCTTCCTGGCATTTCTAGCCATCTACCTGATCACTCTGCTGGGAAACAGCCTCATCATTCTGGTAACCTTGGCTGATCCCATGCTGCAAAGCccaatgtacttcttcctcaggaACTTATCCTTCATAGAGATTGGCTTCAACCTGGTTATTGTGCCCAAAATGTTGGGGACCTTGATTGCCCAGGACACAAGCATCTCCTTCCTTGGCTGTGCCATTCAgatgtatttcttcttcttcttcggaGTGGCTGAATGCTTCCTCCTGGCCACCATGGCATATGACCGCTATGTAGCCATCTGCAGTCCCTTGCACTACCCAGTCATCATGAACCAAGGGACACGTGCCAAACTGGTTGCTGCCTCCTGGTTTCCAGGATTCCCTGTTGCCACTGTGCAGACCACATGGCTCTTCAGTTTTCCATTCTGTGCCACCAACAAGGTGAACCACTTCTTCTGTGACGGCCCACCTATGCTGAGGCTGGTCTGTGCAAACACAGCTCAGTTTGAGGTCTATGCCATTGTTGGCACCATTCTGGTCGTCATGATACCCTGCCTGCTGATCCTATGTTCCTACACTCGCATTGCTGCTTCCATCCTCAAGATTCCATCAGCCAAAGGGAAGCACaaagccttctccacctgctCCTCACATCTCCTCGTTGTCTCTCTTTTCTATGTGTCTTTAAGCCTCACTTACTTTAGGCCTAAATCAAACAATTCCCCTGAAAGTAAGAAATTATTATCGTTGTCCTACACTGTTGTGACTCCCATGTTGAATCCAATCATCTATACCCTGAGAAATAATGAGGTGAAGAATGCTCTCAGTCGGACCTTCCACAAGGTTCTGGCCCTCAGAAACCATATCAGATAA